Within Labrus bergylta chromosome 18, fLabBer1.1, whole genome shotgun sequence, the genomic segment ttgagagccccctggagGCGGAATCTAtgtactgtgcctttaaataaaaagtcataGCAAAAGTGATCTCAAGACCCTTTTACAacaaagagcaggtctagacttTTTTGCTCGATTATAACAAGAGGCCCAACATGAATCAACCAAGAGCACAGTGACTCCACACTATGCTGATGACACCGTTGTTTATTTgtcatgttattgttttgttgttacaTCTCTTAGCTGAGAAtagagatgaagatgtttttaattaaactgaATCAAAGAGCATCTAACATCGTTGGAGGCGACGAGGAATTAATAATCTGAAGGCTCATTTATTAACGAGACTGTGTGGGAATCAACACCTGATTCTGCTGTACATGTGCTGGgactctccctccccccctctctctctctcttgtccatttatacacacacatatacacacacacacacacacacacacacacacacacacacacacacacacgttgtaGAGAAGGAGAAGACAAATAACAGAGGCCGGACACTTTGACCTCGCTGCCTGGCTGGAGAGTAATTTCACTTCTGCTGGAGATGGGAGaggaataaagagagagagtgggagtaggggagaggggggggggtgtgcaGTGTAGAGAGAAGAGGGGGAACCAGAGAGGCATAGATCTGGGTGGTTTAGCTTATAAATGAACACTTCTGCTCAGTGATAAAACGATTGTCCTCTCCTGgtccctcagtgtgtgtgtgtgtgtgtgtgtgtgtgtgtgtgtgtgtgtgtgtgtgtgtgtgtgtgtgtgtgtgtgtgtgtgtgtgtgtgtgtgtgtgtgtgtgtgtgtgtgtctgtgtgtaaatgAGTCTGGTTGCTTGGGTGCAAACAGCTTCTCGTGTTTTGGTTTAGCGGTCTCtggtttatgtttatttatttattcatgtattaAAGAGacttggttttttttcttgttgggacctggtactgatcctagctaacaggtcatcaaactagGACCTGGGTTAGGTCATAGTGAACCTTCTTCTGACCCTGGAGAGAAACTTAGATGTAGTCGTATCAGTCTGTAAGCGGTTTAAGGCAGACCTGCAGCAGTCTCACCTCGTATCTTCATTTGGAGGTCGTGTAATTCAGAGCCTGTGAATTTGTCTCGGAGGTGATGATACTGTCGACATTTTGTCACTCCTTGTTCAGAGATTACGTGTACAGCTGTTCGGAAAGCAAATGAAGGATCCTGCTTTATCTTTTATTGGATGTAAATGAGTCTAAATGAAAGCTGCGGGGTGTTGTGAGGATGAGGTTTCACTCTCTTTACCTGTTAGCAGAATGTAATATATGGAAATTATATTTTAGAACACTTTCCTCACgattataaaatatatttcagaGCAGAGTTATGAGCAACATATGGAGGATTTCATTCACCGATTGCAATTACATTCAAAGCGGCCTGTCTGCTGCTCCACTCTGCATGGAGAGGTGATTTATCTGCGCGCTTCTATTCATTTTGAATCAGAGCGGTGACGCCGGGCTCCCTCAGCTCTTTGACAACTGGTACAGCGGAGAGCCGGCAGAGagcggagcagcagcagcagctcctcgaGGAGCGCGGGCACATGAATAATCACCCAGACGCTGCTAGATAGCTCTGCTCTCCTTGGGCCTTCCAGCAGATGCTATGCTAACAAATGGGAGCAGTCAAACCAGAGCTAATGGGAAAAAGTTTTTCAGCTTTAgcccccccctcaaaaaaaaaaaaaacaacaacaacacagcacaggtccctcacatgaacacacacacacatacactgccACCAGGTGTGATTAAGGCAGTAAACATCAGACTCTAAAAATGTTCACCGTTCACCAGTTTACTAAGGCTGCAAACATGTCtggattattttgttttccataAACATCAACTCTTCCATCAAACGTAGGGTGAGGTAAGGAGCAGATCTTTTCCCGATCCCTCGATCTCAACCTTTACATCGGGTTCACGTTGAACATAAATATTAAAGCTTGACAAGAGACGTTCTAACGTTTGTATGCAGTCGTCTAATTTATGTTTCAGGAAGGTTTTACATTTCCAGTTGCTGCGGACACGATGTGATGCAAACCTCAGCGTCGTCGTGTTTTATTGAAGCTCCAGGATTTTTAGAAGTAGACATCATAACCGTGTGACCACCAATATATTGTCACTTATAATATGTTTGAACTAAATCCTGCACAAACTCATCATCTCCAGCGTCAGCTCGTGGAACATCTGGACACACAGTTTACGGAGGAATACCCCCGGCATGTAGCTGGACTCTGGCGGGGAAATGATCACCGCTGTTTGACTGCTACATCTGTCTCCTCTGCCAGCTCGCCAGCTCGGCCTCTCTGGCCGTTGACCAGCAACACTTTCGAGTTTCTCCTGTGTTTGTGAAGCAGCTGAAGCCGCCACACACCCGAagactcctcctccctcctccgtGTTCGGCCATGAAAAGATCCACAACTCAGCTCTTAACTGTTAAGAAATTACAGAAATGAGACAAATTACAGATATAAATTATACACAAGGTTTCCGTGGGTCATCAAATACTCGATTTGATTGGATTAGTCTGATTGATAGCCTCTCCCCCTCAgctctgaatgtgtttttgaatgcaCTGGCAAAACCCAGTTCAGTCATTACCCCCATCTCCCTTATCAGCACAAGGGGAATAAACACAAATCTAATAGAAATTCATTACGCAGAGCCGTATCcacacgctctcacacacacacacatccaactAGTTTATTAGATTAATAGGCTATGAATGGCTAATACGAATTACCCCCCCTCTCTTGTTAACGAGACGCGGAGCAATTTGTATAATTATGTCTGTGGAAGGGAAGAATTCCTGTGTCTAAGCATATTTTTAGACAGCCGAGCTTTCTGAAGGCTTTTGATTACGTATTTACTTTGGGGTTTTCAGCTCCGTGCTCTTTCTCTCAGAAGTCGTTTTTGAATAATTCATCGCTTTGTTCCAGAGCGGAATAATTTGTGTTGAGATTTATGAGCAATTGCTTTTGGGGtgggctgatttttttttaactcttttctttttttaaatgatcacaGAACGTGTTTTTGTCAGAGTCGAgttgtcagtgtgtctctttttCAAAACGGCGGTCGGAGTGGAGGCAGCGCTCtcggagaagagagagagagagagcgagagagaggacggCCGATTTTAAACACGTCTTTTTTAAAGAGTTTGGTGCCAAAGTGACACACGCAACATCGAGGAAAACATGGTCTACGCTCCCGCTGTGTTTgacagcacaaaacaaaacattctgtGCACTTTAAATGATAATAGAGCGccgcacttttaaaaaaaaaacacacacgcttGTAAATTTCTACTGAATGCGAGTCGCCAGTCGGACACCAGTTGGCTTTCTCATGAGGGGAAAAAGAAGGTTCAGGTTACTTTCTTTGTACCTTTGGGTACATTtggttgcagggagagtcacttaataaaacatacaaagtgcAAATGCACGGTACATGCAAGAAAGTCATCAAGCTGAATGAGTAAATTAAGGCGGGAAGTAATGAGACAGATTGCTCCACAGCACGAGGACGATGACACTGCTTAGAGgaggggtctccaacctttcttcatctgagagctactttgaaaaaatgaaagtggccaagAGCTACTTGCATCAAATGGCTTGCCTTTATTTACATAGCACACATCAGCTGAATTAATCTACTGTATGCAATAAAccaatgcttatcaataatcttaaattcacatcaaggtccaagaaagaaacatgaatattttacacttctgATTGTGCCACATAGTAAGCTATGTTGCTgaaaattcacatcaatgtACAAGAAAATATTACTACTTTACACTTCtttttatgggccaaatatatgactagtgggaagaggtgcatttactgTCGTCAgattagttttttgtttttaacacagtcaGTCAACCTTTAAGCGAGCAATTTAGAACCTTTCCCCTGAGCTACTTGTTGGAGACCCCTGCCTTAGAGGATTCTTTCCAGCACTTACTGATAGAACAATTCAATCTAGTCCAAACACAACCGAATGCATCCTATCACAGAGTACAAGACTCGGGGTGTCTTGTGGGGTCGAGTCACAGTCGTGTATATTTGTTTCCAGCTTCTCACACAGTCCATACAATATCACATTTTATGTATTGTTTGCATTTAGCGATGAGCCTTAATCCACATTGTATTGATGGATAaatctctcttttctttgcCGCACAAGTGACTCAGTTTATTCAGCATTTCACAAAGAAGAtgtagaaagagagaggggagcggTTTGACATGCAGCAGGATTAAAACCTCACACGTCCCTGGGTTCATGGTTTGTGCTTTAGCAGCTGAGCCGGCGGGATTCCTCTTCATCCTTCCTGaacaatttcaaacatgttttttttgtttctcactcTGTCTATCTGTCCCCTCTGCAGGTTCATGGGAACTTTCTGGAACCGGGTCTCGTCGATCTCCGTCAGATCAGCCCAGGTCCAGTGGGTCCAGTGGCGCCTGCGCCGGAGGACTCCTGGGAATGGGACGACACCGATATGACAATCACAGAATCAGAGGCACACGGAGAGGAAGAACCCGACCTGACGCAGAACCTCCCCACAGAAGAACATCTGCCTTCAAACAGCAGGATGTCCAACAGGGTTCAGCCGGACAGGGACCAGTATCCTGAGACGACGTCCAGTACAAGAGGTGGATTTTCAGTAGAGGTCCAGCCCAATGTGACGTCACAAACTCTTCCTCCTAACAATAATAACATCTACCAAGTGTACAGCCTCCATAATGTGGAATTATACACACAGCCGCTGTTTCCGCACAGTTCCTCTTCACTCTACAAAACCAAATCAGGGAAACGGAAACAGCATCTCCTGCTGAAGAGTCTGAGTAAGgactcctctttctcctccatcgAGTCCCTCCCAGACCTCCTGGGAGGTTTGATGTCAGATACTCAAGGAGGGGACAGAATCAGATACCGGGACGGGGAGAATGAGCGAGAGGGGGGCAGAGGAAGTGGTCAGTCAGTGAGCAGTCGAAGGTCAGAGAGCGAGAGCGGGATTGTTAGTGACACAGGAGACATTGAGACAACATCAACTAACTCTGAAATCCAGGGCGAGGAGGAGgatcaggaagaggaggaaaaggagcagagaaagaaaaagactgttGGTGAGAATGATTTGGGTTTGCACAAACACAGTGTTCCCGGGTACAGCCAGAGAACTAAGACGAGGTATTACATGAAGGAGAATGAATGGAAGAAGGATGAATTGAAAGGTGAAAGCAGGAGAAACAGAGatgaggagaaaaggaggaggccCAAGAGGGGCGGAGGGGAGGCAGTAGAGATCCTAATCAATGGGCGTGTAATCCTGACTCCcgctgactctgactctgatttTGAAGTAGGAGGACTGGAAGTAGACCCCTCAAAGACCTCTATGTCTCACAGTCAAATCACAGAATTCAACTTTGACAAGTTTAACCGTTTGgactctcctcctgctcttagCCAGCGGGCTTCCAGTCCAGTATTGTCTCAGGGATCCTCTCTTGAGTCCCTTCTAGCGCTGGGCGTTGAGTTATTTCCCTCTAAAGATCCATTACATCGCAGCGCATCTCTGGAGAGCTGCCTGGCCGTGTGTCGTAGCAATGAAGGGGAGTCTGGAGGTAGCCTGGCAAGCCTCGCGGAGCTGGACCTGTTACAGAGCAGAGACGTGGATCAAGGTGAACcagaaagggagagaaacaaTGAAAGTCCACGAGGAGAAACTTCCTCTGGAGAGCTGAGCCGGAGAACTCTGGACCTCCTGAAACGCCTGGAGAACATTCAGAGTCCACTTGCCACCAAGATGACACGCAGTGTTTCTGACATGACGCTCCGATGCAGCTCCCCACAGCGGAGCAGACTCCCCGCCTCGCCGTCTCTCGGTGGTCAGCACGCCCCCCTTTCTGGAATATCCGGTTGCTCGCAGAAAGGACCACCATCCCTGATCAACGAGAGTTCAGCAACGGCATCTCTGACGGAGCTGAGTAGCACCGAGGACTCGTCTGTGGGCTCTGAAGATTTTGCTTTACTTGGAAATCAACGCAACCCCTTCCTAGCTCCCGCCGCGATGGCCAATGCAAACTCAAAGTCTCCCCGGAAACACGGCCAAGGAAACAGCCATGGGGGGCAGGGGATGGATGAAGCAGATGCAGCGAGTTTGAGCCTGGTGGTGAACGTGTCTTGCACCTCAGCATGCACAGACGAAGACGAGGACGACTGTGACCTCCTGTCCTCATCCACACTGACGCTCACTGAGGAGGAACTGGGTGTCAGGGACggagaggacgaagaggaggacAGGTTGAGCTGTGCCTCCTCTGGGGACGAGGAcgtggatgatgaagaggagatggagGGGTCTTACATTCTGGGGCTCGAGTATATGAAGAGAGAGCTTCAGAGTTGGATGAGATCTCCTAAAAACTCCCCTTCCTCCTTCTCTAAGACGGAGGCAGGCCTGTGGGATGAGCTGCAGTGTGGAACTAACCCATCTTCCTCCTTCACGTCCACCTCTCAGAACAACGAGCCGCACAGTTTTCAAAGTCGCTCGGTCTCAAAGTCAGTAGAAAACAACAGCGGCTCAAGCGGCaacaaaaaagcaaacagagTGAAGgtagaaaaggaagaagaagaaaatcggAGAAACGCAACAAGAAGCTACATCAGCCAGTTTGTGGACGACGTGGAGAACGGAAATGTGGACCAGAGCTGTTTGAAAGGGAAAGACGAGGACGATGAGCTCCTCCGAGAAGAGTCGAGCGTGTTCACAAAGAAAGGAGAGTTTCTGAGAGAGTCGTACCTGTCCGCTAAAACGGGAGAGTCAGTCCAGGATGTCAATGAGTTGATCGCAAACATCGACTCAAATTTAACACAGCAGCTTCCTTCGTCGCCATCCATCGAGCTCCTCCCCTTCCAATCCAAACGGACTTCCTGTTTAGTGGGACAGCTGAGAGGGGAGCTGCCCTGCCACAGCTCCTCTGTCCCCtcgcccccctccctctcccccctggAGGACTGCAGACCCCACGATGACTTGCACTGCAGCAGGCAGGCGGCTGCTGGACGGAAGGCCATCACCATCCAGGAAAAATTCAAGTTCTCGTCTTTAGTTACAGAGCAGACGAGGCAGGGGGTCAGAGACAAAAAATCGTCCCTGCCTCCTAAAAAACGACACAGCGCTCACTCCTCCTGCTGCaaccaacccccctccccctccaacATCAGACAGCGCAGTGCAGAGGAGGGCAAGACGGAGAACGTGCATGACTTTGTGCGGGACATAATCGACATGACCTCACTGGCGCTGAAGAGCAAAGGGAATCAGAATGAAGACCAGAACCATGACCAAACCAGCAGGTCCATCCCAGACCATGCTCCTGCATCACTAGCACAGATCAGAGACAAGGTACAGAAACACAGCTCAATCTCCAACtactaaaatataaataaaacaatcagcCTGTTGAGGATTTAGTCTCAAAAAAAGACGTGCAAATTAAACTACTGCCCGATGCAAAGCccctttaaaacaagaaaatcaggCTCACATTTGGCTGCAGATAAAGTATGCATcgtattcttaaatatttttggaGACGCTAATCTGAAGTCCTCTGTGACCTCGTATCTTCTGTACATTTTAGAGGACAAATGTACGGAAAAAAATATCAGCTAATTTGTTCACTGAGTTGGAGTAATTGAATAAATCGCATCAAAGATCACAACTTTTAGGATGTCGTTTCTTCACTATCCTTTGCGAGTGAAGTAATCTAAAAGCTAATGAGTTTCATgtctcaaaaaagaaaaaagaaatcaggcagaaaaatgtttttaaaagtggaaaATATTAATTCAGAAGCATTCAGtgttttaatgaagaaaaagttgatttgaGATGGAGTCACAATTTGGTATCACAAGTTctgcttaaaggaagaatgggcgactttttgatccagtaggtgtcgcccttgatcTCCAGCATGAAACCGAAACAAACTTTTGTTTGGCCActcctcctccatactgaagcctccactctcctccagagacacacctccaacccctcttcACTTCCAGTAATGAAATTGGAAAGCACAATAATCAGACAAAATCGTCCTtctctcgagctgcattgttgttagcttgctaatgttagcgctctttagttagctcatagcttcacattgcatgtaaattgacacaaaattatctaaaaactcttacttgacatcaaaacaaacagtgagtatattcttcttcttctctctagttcttgactaaaacagcttttatactcaaggggaggagccggccgtcccgttcatgtaaacacgactctgacaacaacacagccagcgggactcgagcttctcactcattgtagacagtcatgactcagagacacatttacacaggatagacatGACGTCTGATATATTCATGTGGAACAAgtcgcacattctgcctttaaaaacacttaaggTGTATAACATCTGAATGTAAATAACAGatctccaaaataaaagaccaAGCTCCAGTGCTAAAATAAATTAATGTTGCCGCGTAAGTCGAAATGCCGTGCAACATTAATGAAATTTGAAACGTGGTGCAGAAGTCACGCAGTCAAAAGTGATCATAAATAAACTGTATAATCGTTCTAAAGCTTCTTCAGTAGGTTTTATAAACTCATTTTTCTGTTGACCAACAAACCATGAAGGTCACACATTTGCCTGAGGGGGTTTAAAAATAGTTCAATTCATTCAACAAAAAGCCAAACTTTACAaacttcctccctcctctccctgcagGTCATCGAGCACTCCCACCGGCCCCTCCACCTGCGGAAAGGAGACTTCTACtcctacctgtctctctcctcccatgACAGCGACTGTGGCGAGGTCAGTCAGTGCTCCGAGGACAAAAGCTCCTCGCCGCTGCCTTACAGCATCCCCACTTACATCAGCCCGACTCAAGGCCTCCACAGCCCGAGCCCCGAGCTGTTTACGAGCACCAACCAGCACGTAACAGCCCCGTCCTCCAAACACTCCctcctctccaacaacaacttctgTGCGCTTGATTTGAAGTCTTCCGAGTGCCAAACTAACACGGCTGCTAACGGTAGCCACACTCAAGAGTCCACTAGCCCCAATCCGTCCCTGCCCACCAGCCCTGACATCCGGGATGAGGAGATGCTGTTTGCAGCGTGTACGGAGGAGGTTTACCTGGGTCCTCCTCTCTGCTACAGCATGGTGCTCACCAAGCAACCACGACAGACCCCTGGCTATGAACTCAACAGCCTAGCTTACTTGCCTTGTTCACAATCAAATGATAGACTTCAAAATGAATCTCAAGAGGACCCTAGTATCAGACCAGGTGATAGTCTGAGCTATCTGTCTCCCTCAAAGGAGTCTGTGATGGATAGAAACCAGGATCACCTGTATTTCCAGGCATCCAGCCGCACAGAGAAAGAACAGAGCTCCGTCTCGCCTATCTTTGAGCCTTCTTTcagctcatcctcctcctccccgccCTCAAACGGCGTCCGCGCCTCCCTCCAGAGGCCTGGCTGCAAACCAGAAGATGACGTCCCTCccgctcctcctctcctgtcctctggCGCTCAGGAAGAGAAGCGAGGTGAGGACCCGTACCTCCTCTGTGATGTCGCTGGAGGAGAAGTCGCGGCCGCTGTGAGTGTCAGCGCgccgcaggaggagaggagtcgTAATGAGGGGCCTCCTTATCTTAATCCCCGGGCGCGTGTCGCCCCGATAGACTCCTccgcagctgaatgtttggcagatACTAAAACGCTTGAATCCAATATGGGCGCCGTAATGACCAAGATAAGTGTCTGCAGCTCTGCTACAAATCCCTCAAAAGAGTCAGCCGCCACCGCCACGCGTATTAATCCCAAAATTAACTGCTCGGCGATGAGAGAGGCAgatagggaggagggggagaggagaggagagggggatgCTCAGAGggtgaagcaggaggagaaagGGAGGAGACGACGGAGCGGCTCGCAGCAGGAAGCAAAGACAGCGGTGCCGAAGCAGGTTAGTGTTCCACGTATTAGCCTGATCTGCTATCTCAGGACATTATACGGGGCCTTGATACCGCACTTCACCTCTCTACTCCAGGTATTAGACCGAGCCGAGCCCCTCACTGGGTGTGAATGTAATGAGGCCGGTGTGCATTCCTCTCATTTCCATTTCTGAGGCCAGACGCACGTTAGAGGTGTTGATATGTGTagtctccccctctcctcctccctcgtctcttcctcctccttacCCTCTATCTCTTCATTTTCATCCTCTCGTCTTTCGTACACTTCCCCTTTATCGTCTCACCTTCATTGTCCTCCTATAAactttcctctccctctttccctaCTTCTTCTCAGAATTGTGTTTCAcatcttctccaccttttcttGATCACCTCCTCCAcatctttcctcctctctccctgccCTCTTCTACTTGTCTTTCTGAAGTGTTCACCTCCTCCCGTCCTCTTATCTGACTCCTCTCCTGCTAGTATCTTTTCCTGCCTTTGCATTTTTACTTCCTTTTCCACTTTCCCTCCCCCTTCgatcctctcttcttcctcctccctccctccctccctcctccctccctctcctccctcaggtGTTAATGCAAGGAGGGATTTGCAGACTTCTCAGTTTTTTAGTTAAAAGGTTAAGGTCCACAGAACAACATCAGCATAATTACTATCAGTCAGATTTCATTAGGATTCATCAGCTAAGAGCTTTTCCCCGTCCCGCAGTGATCGTTCAATTCATTTCATCGCTGAATTAGCGtgtttgtgctctttttttaagtttcctaTTTCCTTATGCAAATGActttggctctttttttttcttaccat encodes:
- the akap6 gene encoding A-kinase anchor protein 6, producing MSIVALSPAAPEPPSPMVTSVTPTLDPDTSTSPTAAAADDDVTTALFSPDLEHQTHDGASSPGPGPSRGMGRDPSRRSKKPPPLHTGADWKVVLHLPEIEKWLRATSDRVTQLSHSVGQDGDNRHVDVHLVQLKDICEDISDHVEQIHALLETEFSLKLLSYSVNIIVDIRTVQLLWHQLRVSVLVLKERLLQGLQDSNGNFTRQTDILQAFSQDQQQTRLDALTEVDDCGQLTIRCSQDYFSLDCGITAFELSDYSPGDEPDAPKAEDPSQDQTKDNDPEAGPQESEGSSNQENKNTLPDLTLPADSNNRNLAPEILPTMQCSMPNPSESAKRPLQGGSRSTEVSPTQPSLPKRAALFSAGGRMEEDQRSPGSGLQVQAELSRSSPSLMDPPDRSKFWLELDSVYPENVSQSYESLQVMGGRHLHRKHAGSKQGGCPQGRAHRPLTDLRSSSRARPTSIAPPPLQEPASGDEISTQMERTQKETHAHSEGDSDSSLPSPMREHFLSSDMEASGEESDPRPCPRKTAVWIVKRQGQKAAQVSSKDSPDREHWYGSEEFLALPAQLRKTEMLAMKLESLTQSILLRPVSCDSTQEALQDVDDWDLTELNQDWDVGESEDNRNSGGESGDSIPLHLPPLLPYRRNLVSRFSPTSSSDIAPSLDESIESGLLSDLQSEEEEGRRSADGCPQLTAPPVDVREGVSLVHQLLVDIQRQDRDPDVWRKIECFVQQLDGFISWLQEALDSTENWTQPRQELDSLRVYLDTHLSFKLNVDSHSALKESIMEEGRALLAVITSHQSGLKEILHMVSSQWDQLQRQIRRQHGWMLRALRCIQARLLYTSHSYEPFHAFGDPSANRQAPCPADALQAELMSSQCETQRAALEQMAIKLSNLQYPSPASRRNYSQLARNNSLQEFEAEYQELWDWLMDMDAMVMDSHQLMMSEEQRHHLFKSSHTELTMMEGKKTSLLGRAESLKRSGTELPGDFHRKIHNLTHTWRQLEKILSEHSRPGPSERSQSTNVNSLLVGGRGAAVENPRSALSPLTNSLLEQLEARIKELKAWLRDTELLIFNSCLRQDKEAAEQLQSFKSLCSEVQTRRRGVSSVLKLCQKLLQQSQSGPMAEVGPEAEQHREALQLLSINLERRWEAIVMQALQWQNRLKRELGEQQVHGNFLEPGLVDLRQISPGPVGPVAPAPEDSWEWDDTDMTITESEAHGEEEPDLTQNLPTEEHLPSNSRMSNRVQPDRDQYPETTSSTRGGFSVEVQPNVTSQTLPPNNNNIYQVYSLHNVELYTQPLFPHSSSSLYKTKSGKRKQHLLLKSLSKDSSFSSIESLPDLLGGLMSDTQGGDRIRYRDGENEREGGRGSGQSVSSRRSESESGIVSDTGDIETTSTNSEIQGEEEDQEEEEKEQRKKKTVGENDLGLHKHSVPGYSQRTKTRYYMKENEWKKDELKGESRRNRDEEKRRRPKRGGGEAVEILINGRVILTPADSDSDFEVGGLEVDPSKTSMSHSQITEFNFDKFNRLDSPPALSQRASSPVLSQGSSLESLLALGVELFPSKDPLHRSASLESCLAVCRSNEGESGGSLASLAELDLLQSRDVDQGEPERERNNESPRGETSSGELSRRTLDLLKRLENIQSPLATKMTRSVSDMTLRCSSPQRSRLPASPSLGGQHAPLSGISGCSQKGPPSLINESSATASLTELSSTEDSSVGSEDFALLGNQRNPFLAPAAMANANSKSPRKHGQGNSHGGQGMDEADAASLSLVVNVSCTSACTDEDEDDCDLLSSSTLTLTEEELGVRDGEDEEEDRLSCASSGDEDVDDEEEMEGSYILGLEYMKRELQSWMRSPKNSPSSFSKTEAGLWDELQCGTNPSSSFTSTSQNNEPHSFQSRSVSKSVENNSGSSGNKKANRVKVEKEEEENRRNATRSYISQFVDDVENGNVDQSCLKGKDEDDELLREESSVFTKKGEFLRESYLSAKTGESVQDVNELIANIDSNLTQQLPSSPSIELLPFQSKRTSCLVGQLRGELPCHSSSVPSPPSLSPLEDCRPHDDLHCSRQAAAGRKAITIQEKFKFSSLVTEQTRQGVRDKKSSLPPKKRHSAHSSCCNQPPSPSNIRQRSAEEGKTENVHDFVRDIIDMTSLALKSKGNQNEDQNHDQTSRSIPDHAPASLAQIRDKVIEHSHRPLHLRKGDFYSYLSLSSHDSDCGEVSQCSEDKSSSPLPYSIPTYISPTQGLHSPSPELFTSTNQHVTAPSSKHSLLSNNNFCALDLKSSECQTNTAANGSHTQESTSPNPSLPTSPDIRDEEMLFAACTEEVYLGPPLCYSMVLTKQPRQTPGYELNSLAYLPCSQSNDRLQNESQEDPSIRPGDSLSYLSPSKESVMDRNQDHLYFQASSRTEKEQSSVSPIFEPSFSSSSSSPPSNGVRASLQRPGCKPEDDVPPAPPLLSSGAQEEKRGEDPYLLCDVAGGEVAAAVSVSAPQEERSRNEGPPYLNPRARVAPIDSSAAECLADTKTLESNMGAVMTKISVCSSATNPSKESAATATRINPKINCSAMREADREEGERRGEGDAQRVKQEEKGRRRRSGSQQEAKTAVPKQVSSQSAVHNTTRTSAGRSQASARPPTTRAGTVRRLPVLGAGTSRIHL